A window from Photobacterium sp. DA100 encodes these proteins:
- a CDS encoding S8 family serine peptidase encodes MEIKKTFCSYIAASIICSLYSMSVTGAEPENIASPDFAFANTSLTYGDNGYQEDPLGMIRAFDGNPYTSWHPALRKDSWLGQLFPEAMAVTGYSVKGNIEHFKIQASHDGIAWQTLDTQREQTISSQLTYFTIPEEKVGAYQYYRLYTIGDNYSANINMLELYGHRGESSGGVPEDVTMPQFASASSNAWVMTDTAFEYLPNLHTLAFDNISGGYNFSENTYWRPVSQDNEWLAQSFTRPQRIVSYTLEAPSQYMAPEHWLLQASIDGSTWLTLDERQNQELGKEKQSYEIAFEQQGSYPYYRLYFPSNVKPIGVSEVELLAAGATAAPVPQDDAVMVVIRDAFGDAPWYEEGSHGGFVMAIAQGHYNAELDVDESVEFRTSNINDDRRDSAPIDLSEEAFKADVINMSSSSTTYDAGKKAVKSLNDYYPQQPLKITSAGNASTVCTAEAAELGRQVGLSASALEAHFAGVPQSEWEHYYKACDMTVVAAIDAQQEESWIVVAGYLGDPDRPQKPLGILKDRGVVAPYKIDGRDGTSFSAPYVSALAAMILQRAPELTASEVAAIIFATADDLGEPGVDEVWGHGRVNPARAMQYMDEQGYGYP; translated from the coding sequence ATGGAAATAAAGAAAACCTTTTGCTCCTATATTGCAGCGTCAATAATTTGTTCTTTATATTCAATGTCAGTGACAGGGGCTGAACCGGAAAATATTGCCTCGCCTGACTTTGCCTTTGCTAATACCAGCTTGACCTATGGCGATAACGGCTACCAGGAAGATCCGCTGGGGATGATCAGAGCGTTTGACGGAAACCCTTATACTTCATGGCACCCCGCTCTTCGCAAGGACTCTTGGCTTGGGCAGCTGTTTCCCGAAGCCATGGCGGTAACGGGGTATTCAGTCAAAGGCAATATTGAACATTTTAAAATTCAGGCTAGTCACGATGGGATTGCTTGGCAAACCCTCGATACCCAGCGTGAGCAAACCATCAGCTCGCAACTAACCTACTTTACAATACCGGAAGAAAAGGTAGGGGCTTATCAGTATTATCGCCTATATACCATTGGGGATAATTATTCAGCCAATATAAATATGCTTGAACTATATGGCCATCGCGGAGAAAGCAGTGGTGGTGTGCCTGAAGATGTTACGATGCCGCAGTTTGCCTCTGCCAGTTCCAATGCCTGGGTTATGACAGATACGGCCTTTGAATATTTACCGAACCTTCACACCTTGGCATTCGATAATATTAGCGGCGGTTATAACTTTTCGGAAAATACCTATTGGCGCCCCGTTAGCCAGGATAATGAATGGTTGGCTCAGTCATTTACTCGTCCTCAGCGAATTGTCAGTTATACCCTTGAGGCCCCCTCGCAATACATGGCCCCAGAGCACTGGTTGCTGCAGGCCAGTATTGACGGCAGTACATGGTTGACGCTGGATGAACGCCAGAACCAGGAGCTGGGAAAGGAAAAGCAAAGCTACGAGATAGCATTTGAGCAGCAGGGCAGCTACCCATACTACCGTTTGTATTTCCCCTCTAATGTGAAACCGATTGGGGTCAGTGAAGTTGAACTGCTAGCGGCCGGTGCGACAGCCGCGCCCGTGCCACAGGATGATGCGGTGATGGTGGTGATCAGGGATGCGTTTGGCGACGCGCCATGGTACGAGGAAGGCTCGCACGGTGGCTTTGTCATGGCCATTGCCCAAGGTCACTACAATGCTGAGTTGGATGTGGATGAGAGTGTCGAGTTCCGGACATCCAACATCAATGATGACAGGCGCGACAGTGCGCCGATAGATCTGTCCGAAGAGGCTTTTAAGGCCGATGTCATCAATATGAGCTCCAGTAGTACGACCTATGATGCCGGCAAGAAAGCGGTTAAATCGCTCAATGACTATTACCCGCAGCAGCCGCTCAAAATTACCTCGGCTGGTAATGCCTCGACGGTCTGCACTGCTGAAGCGGCTGAACTGGGTCGCCAGGTGGGATTGAGTGCCTCCGCGCTGGAAGCGCACTTTGCTGGTGTCCCCCAGTCCGAGTGGGAGCACTATTACAAAGCCTGTGATATGACGGTCGTGGCAGCCATCGATGCGCAGCAAGAGGAGAGCTGGATTGTCGTGGCGGGCTATCTGGGTGATCCGGACCGCCCACAAAAGCCGCTGGGGATCCTGAAAGACCGCGGAGTTGTCGCCCCCTATAAGATTGATGGCCGCGACGGCACCAGCTTTTCGGCCCCCTATGTGAGCGCGCTGGCTGCCATGATACTGCAACGCGCCCCCGAGCTAACGGCAAGTGAGGTTGCGGCAATCATATTCGCCACCGCTGACGATCTGGGTGAGCCCGGGGTCGATGAGGTATGGGGGCACGGACGCGTCAATCCTGCAAGAGCGATGCAATATATGGACGAGCAGGGATACGGATACCCTTAA
- a CDS encoding HlyD family secretion protein: MDLLLILTYAALCIAVFKIFNIPLNKWTVPTAVLGGIILIGALILLMNYNHPHSNMGGQFFVTTPIVPGVRGKVVEVPVVANTPIKKGDILFRVDPTPYEAEVQLQLAALAEAKQNVMGLEAAYHAAKASTERAIAERDRTLSQYQRYEKGYKRGAFTKSEVDNRRQFYRSAEASLSAARAEEQRAKLAYESQIMGENTAIAKVRAQLIQAQFNLEETVVHAPTAGYVTQVTLRPGMMAVPLPLKPVMTFVHQEEQYFIGAFRQNSLLRLRPGFKADFIFRALPGKTFQGEVVEVLPAIGESQIQAAGVLYGSDLLLRQGRPLVKLKINDDLSEYQLPQGANVEIAVYSDSFEHVSVMRKVLIRMKSWQNYLFLDH, from the coding sequence ATGGATCTATTACTTATTCTGACCTACGCCGCCCTGTGTATTGCGGTGTTCAAGATCTTCAATATCCCGCTCAACAAGTGGACGGTACCGACGGCAGTACTTGGCGGCATTATTCTCATCGGAGCCTTGATTCTACTGATGAACTACAACCACCCGCACAGCAACATGGGCGGGCAGTTTTTCGTCACCACCCCGATAGTCCCCGGCGTAAGGGGCAAAGTGGTCGAGGTACCGGTTGTCGCCAATACACCTATCAAAAAGGGCGATATCCTGTTCCGTGTCGATCCCACGCCGTATGAAGCCGAGGTCCAGTTACAATTAGCGGCGTTGGCCGAAGCGAAACAAAATGTCATGGGCCTAGAGGCGGCTTACCATGCGGCCAAAGCCAGCACGGAACGGGCAATCGCCGAACGGGATAGGACCCTGAGCCAATACCAGCGCTACGAGAAAGGCTACAAGCGCGGTGCCTTTACCAAATCGGAAGTGGATAACCGCCGCCAGTTCTACCGCAGCGCGGAGGCGTCACTGTCTGCGGCGAGGGCAGAAGAGCAACGTGCCAAGTTGGCCTACGAGTCACAGATCATGGGTGAAAACACCGCTATCGCCAAGGTCCGCGCCCAGCTTATCCAGGCCCAATTCAACCTTGAGGAAACCGTAGTTCATGCCCCTACCGCCGGCTATGTCACCCAAGTAACATTGCGGCCCGGCATGATGGCCGTCCCGCTGCCACTCAAACCGGTGATGACGTTTGTCCACCAGGAAGAGCAGTACTTTATCGGCGCGTTCAGGCAGAACTCCTTACTAAGACTGCGCCCCGGCTTCAAGGCCGACTTTATTTTCCGGGCCTTGCCCGGCAAAACCTTCCAGGGCGAGGTGGTCGAAGTGTTGCCGGCTATCGGCGAAAGCCAGATCCAGGCCGCGGGAGTGCTTTACGGCAGCGATTTGCTGCTGCGCCAGGGACGCCCCCTGGTCAAACTGAAAATCAACGATGACCTCAGTGAGTATCAATTGCCACAAGGGGCCAATGTCGAAATAGCGGTCTATTCCGATAGCTTCGAACATGTCTCGGTAATGCGCAAAGTCCTGATCAGAATGAAAAGCTGGCAGAACTACCTGTTCCTTGATCATTGA